From a single Cherax quadricarinatus isolate ZL_2023a chromosome 7, ASM3850222v1, whole genome shotgun sequence genomic region:
- the LOC128686817 gene encoding MFS-type transporter SLC18B1-like: MQPCDNMPFYTRRQWVTIILFSLAQFCNAACVSLQAPFYPAEAEKKGATASQYGLVFGSFDLTVFLVSPIYGKFMNKWGTKFINNAGIFTVSIMCILFGFLDHMDTTSLFIGFSFAIRIVEAMGNAAFVTSAFSIIAKEFPKNVGAAFATMETFFGLGLIVGPTVGGALYELGGYTLPFVSLGSVLLGAAIMTSCLLPSTGADATPESLDSRGQFSTALRIPSIILMCLALLSSSISIGFLQATLEPHLRPLNLSPFKLGLMFVLSGLMYALTTPCWGSLCDKLVPPGIITTLGTVVVIIAFILVGPMPFIPLETTLPLCIGSLIVHGVGLGAVFVSTFSGCHREVIANGFHDDLHTYGLVSGIWTSTFALGCFIGPSVGGVLLDLVGFKWASVFVAALHALVALSLGIFICFKGSGNEVLRTNVHDSLSQARDELHGLLSHVDGECDSTYGSARSSQKNLLSIS, encoded by the coding sequence ATGCAGCCCTGCGACAACATGCCTTTTTACACAAGGCGTCAGTGGGTCACGATAATCCTGTTCAGTTTGGCTCAGTTCTGCAACGCTGCGTGTGTGTCACTTCAAGCACCTTTCTATCCAGCGGAAGCAGAGAAGAAGGGCGCTACCGCTTCCCAGTATGGTCTAGTATTTGGAAGCTTTGATCTGACAGTGTTCTTGGTGAGCCCCATTTATGGGAAGTTCATGAACAAATGGGGCACCAAGTTTATCAACAATGCTGGCATCTTTACAGTCTCAATCATGTGCATCCTCTTCGGGTTCCTCGACCATATGgacaccacctccctcttcatcGGCTTCTCATTCGCCATCAGGATTGTGGAGGCGATGGGCAACGCAGCTTTTGTAACCTCCGCCTTCAGCATCATCGCCAAGGAATTTCCCAAAAATGTTGGTGCTGCGTTTGCTACTATGGAGACTTTCTTCGGGTTAGGACTCATTGTTGGACCTACGGTAGGAGGTGCTCTCTACGAACTGGGCGGCTACACTCTTCCCTTCGTGTCCCTGGGCAGTGTGCTTCTCGGGGCAGCCATCATGACCAGCTGCCTCTTGCCCTCCACAGGAGCTGATGCTACACCTGAATCTCTGGATTCTCGAGGACAGTTTTCCACAGCTCTTCGGATTCCATCAATTATACTGATGTGTTTAGCTCTTTTGTCGTCTTCCATTAGCATTGGTTTTCTACAGGCGACACTAGAGCCCCATCTACGTCCTCTGAACCTCTCACCTTTTAAGTTAGGGCTTATGTTCGTGCTCAGTGGTTTAATGTACGCACTAACTACACCCTGCTGGGGATCGTTATGTGATAAGTTAGTTCCTCCTGGAATTATCACTACACTCGGTACTGTTGTGGTAATAATTGCCTTTATTTTGGTAGGACCTATGCCATTTATCCCACTGGAAACAACCCTTCCTCTGTGTATCGGCTCGCTCATTGTTCATGGTGTCGGATTAGGTGCTGTATTTGTATCAACCTTCTCTGGTTGTCACCGGGAAGTTATAGCAAATGGATTTCATGATGACCTGCACACTTACGGCCTGGTGTCTGGAATCTGGACGTCGACTTTTGCCCTTGGATGCTTCATTGGCCCGTCGGTTGGTGGCGTTCTTCTGGACCTGGTGGGCTTCAAGTGGGCGTCTGTGTTCGTAGCAGCGCTACATGCCTTAGTAGCATTGTCTTTAGGAATTTTTATATGCTTCAAGGGAAGTGGAAACGAAGTATTACGTACAAATGTGCATGACAGCCTATCGCAGGCTAGGGATGAGCTCCACGGGCTTTTGTCCCACGTGGATGGCGAGTGTGACTCCACTTATGGTAGCGCGAGGTCCTCACAGAAGAACCTCCTCAGCATATCTTGA
- the LOC128686816 gene encoding MFS-type transporter SLC18B1-like: MSSYTRRQWITLVVFSLAQFCNAVCVSLQAPFYPAEAEKKGATASQYGLVFGIFELTVFLVSPIYGKFMSTWGPKFINNAGIFTVSVMCILFGFLDRMDTTSLFIGFSFAIRIVEAMGNAAFVTSAFSIIAKEFPKNVGAAFATMETFFGLGLIVGPTVGGALYELGGYTLPFVSLGSVLLGAAIMTSCLLPSTGADATPESLDSRGQFSSALRIPSIILMCLALLSSSISIGFMQATLEPHLRPLNLSPFKVGLMFVLSGSMYALTAPCWGSLCDKLVPPRIITTLGTVVVVIAFIFVGPMPFLPLETTLPLCIGSLIVHGIGFGAVLVSTFSGCHRDVIANGFPDDLHTYGLVSGIWTSTFALGCFIGPSVGGVLLDLVGFKWASVFVAGLHALVALSLGIFICLKGSGNEMVRTSVHDSLSQTKDELHGLLSHVDGECDSTYGSAGSSQENLPSIP, translated from the coding sequence ATGTCTAGTTACACGAGGCGACAATGGATCACGTTAGTTGTATTCAGTTTGGCGCAGTTCTGCAACGCCGTGTGTGTGTCACTTCAAGCACCTTTCTATCCAGCGGAAGCAGAGAAGAAGGGCGCCACCGCTTCCCAGTATGGTCTAGTTTTTGGTATTTTTGAACTGACAGTGTTCTTGGTGAGCCCCATTTATGGGAAATTCATGAGTACATGGGGTCCCAAGTTTATCAACAATGCTGGCATCTTCACAGTCTCAGTCATGTGCATCCTCTTCGGGTTCCTCGACCGTATGgacaccacctccctcttcatcGGCTTCTCATTCGCCATCAGGATTGTGGAGGCGATGGGCAACGCAGCTTTTGTAACCTCCGCCTTCAGCATCATCGCCAAGGAATTCCCCAAAAATGTTGGTGCTGCGTTTGCTACTATGGAGACTTTCTTTGGGTTAGGACTCATTGTTGGACCTACGGTAGGAGGTGCTCTCTACGAACTGGGCGGCTACACTCTTCCCTTCGTGTCCCTGGGCAGTGTGCTTCTCGGGGCAGCCATCATGACCAGCTGCCTCTTGCCCTCCACAGGAGCTGATGCTACACCTGAATCTCTGGATTCTCGAGGACAGTTTTCCTCAGCTCTTCGGATTCCATCAATTATACTGATGTGTTTAGCTCTTTTGTCGTCTTCCATTAGCATTGGCTTTATGCAGGCGACACTAGAGCCCCATCTACGTCCTCTGAATCTATCGCCTTTTAAGGTGGGGCTTATGTTCGTGCTCAGTGGTTCAATGTACGCATTGACTGCACCCTGCTGGGGATCGTTGTGTGATAAATTAGTTCCTCCTCGAATTATCACCACACtcggtactgttgtggtggtaattGCTTTTATTTTTGTGGGACCTATGCCTTTCCTCCCACTGGAAACAACCCTTCCTCTGTGTATCGGCTCGCTCATCGTTCACGGAATTGGATTCGGTGCAGTGTTAGTGTCGACCTTCTCTGGTTGTCACCGAGATGTTATAGCGAATGGATTCCCTGATGACCTGCACACTTACGGCCTGGTGTCTGGAATCTGGACGTCGACTTTTGCCCTTGGATGCTTCATTGGACCATCCGTTGGTGGCGTTCTTCTGGATCTAGTGGGCTTCAAGTGGGCGTCTGTGTTTGTAGCAGGACTGCATGCATTGGTGGCATTATCTTTAGGAATTTTTATATGTCTTAAGGGAAGTGGAAACGAAATGGTACGTACAAGTGTGCATGACAGCCTATCTCAGACAAAAGATGAGCTCCACGGACTTCTGTCCCACGTGGATGGAGAGTGTGACTCCACTTATGGTAGCGCGGGGTCTTCCCAAGAGAACCTCCCCAGCATACCTTGA